One Paracoccaceae bacterium genomic region harbors:
- a CDS encoding divergent polysaccharide deacetylase family protein has translation MAWGTLAAGLGLSVVSVMAPPPQPFVPQDAPGPVAQAPATAPAAEVSTPAAAEPPAATVAAQPDAVVPQGAAPVEPPASAPQAPPPPVVVAVDPPPSAPVAPVVSAPPEPPAIAAAPADQAAVPAAAQDAASVPVPSTETEIPDQPPPVAVTEAPGIPAVPVAGDAPPDLAALPGVQPPVAPQAAPPAPGLAVPSPAAPGPVAPPAGSGPGIVASVPPLARAASPTGAPPVSPEPDSVVARAERAGGLDDVASDAAPPGPVPAVPPPPVAAVPAPEPQPAPPVLAEATPAAPPPPPAEPAPPPAVMNRPDPLRPAPGLTRAEGVTTGRLPRIGAAPEVPAEADAATGSDAAPRLRYARAFDNPAAKPAFAIVLIDTGEPDLDRTALAALPFPVTFALDPLRPGAELAATIYREAGQEVVMLVSGLPQGATATDVEVNLAVLEAAMPEAVAVMDAESGGFQDNRVLAGQVVPVVKGQGRGLLSWDRGLNAAAQVARREGLEAATVLRRIDAEGETAPTMRRYLDRAAFKAAQDGRVVVAGTTRPETVAAILEWTVEGRASSVALAPLTAVMLP, from the coding sequence TTGGCCTGGGGCACCCTGGCAGCGGGGCTGGGGCTGTCGGTCGTGTCCGTCATGGCCCCGCCGCCCCAGCCCTTTGTCCCGCAGGACGCTCCCGGACCAGTCGCGCAGGCGCCCGCCACGGCCCCCGCGGCAGAGGTCTCGACGCCCGCAGCCGCCGAGCCGCCCGCCGCCACCGTCGCGGCCCAGCCGGATGCCGTTGTCCCGCAGGGCGCGGCACCGGTCGAGCCGCCCGCATCCGCGCCACAGGCGCCGCCGCCGCCGGTCGTCGTCGCCGTCGATCCGCCACCGTCCGCCCCTGTTGCGCCGGTCGTGTCCGCCCCCCCCGAACCGCCCGCCATCGCGGCGGCGCCTGCCGATCAGGCTGCGGTACCTGCGGCGGCGCAGGATGCGGCTTCCGTGCCAGTGCCTTCGACGGAAACGGAAATCCCGGATCAGCCGCCGCCTGTCGCGGTGACCGAGGCGCCCGGCATCCCCGCCGTGCCCGTCGCGGGCGACGCGCCGCCGGACCTCGCCGCGCTGCCCGGGGTGCAGCCGCCTGTCGCACCGCAGGCCGCACCGCCCGCACCCGGTCTTGCCGTCCCGTCCCCCGCCGCACCCGGACCCGTCGCGCCGCCAGCGGGATCGGGCCCGGGAATCGTTGCCTCGGTCCCGCCGCTGGCACGTGCGGCCAGCCCGACGGGGGCGCCGCCGGTCAGCCCGGAACCCGACAGCGTTGTTGCGCGCGCCGAGCGTGCGGGCGGCCTCGACGATGTCGCGTCCGACGCCGCGCCACCCGGCCCGGTGCCGGCCGTGCCGCCACCCCCGGTTGCCGCCGTGCCCGCGCCCGAACCTCAGCCGGCGCCGCCCGTGCTGGCCGAGGCAACGCCTGCGGCACCGCCGCCGCCGCCCGCCGAACCCGCGCCGCCGCCCGCCGTGATGAACCGCCCCGACCCCCTGCGCCCCGCGCCCGGCCTGACCCGGGCCGAGGGGGTGACGACCGGACGGCTGCCGCGCATCGGCGCCGCGCCCGAGGTGCCCGCCGAAGCGGACGCCGCCACGGGTTCAGATGCCGCTCCGCGCCTGCGCTATGCCCGGGCCTTTGACAATCCGGCCGCGAAACCGGCCTTTGCCATCGTCCTGATCGACACCGGCGAGCCCGACCTTGACCGCACGGCACTGGCCGCCCTGCCGTTTCCGGTGACCTTCGCGCTTGATCCGCTGCGCCCCGGCGCGGAACTGGCGGCGACGATCTATCGCGAGGCGGGGCAAGAGGTTGTGATGCTGGTCTCCGGGCTTCCGCAGGGCGCGACGGCCACGGACGTGGAGGTGAACCTTGCGGTTCTCGAAGCGGCCATGCCCGAGGCGGTGGCCGTGATGGACGCCGAGTCGGGCGGTTTCCAGGACAACCGGGTGCTGGCGGGGCAGGTGGTTCCGGTGGTCAAGGGGCAGGGGCGGGGCCTGCTGTCCTGGGACCGCGGGCTGAACGCCGCGGCACAGGTGGCGCGGCGCGAGGGGCTGGAGGCGGCGACCGTGCTGCGGCGGATCGATGCCGAGGGCGAGACGGCGCCGACGATGCGGCGCTATCTGGACCGGGCGGCGTTCAAGGCGGCGCAGGATGGGCGGGTCGTCGTGGCGGGCACGACGCGGCCCGAGACGGTGGCCGCGATCCTGGAATGGACGGTCGAGGGGCGCGCGTCCAGTGTGGCGCTGGCGCCGCTGACGGCGGTGATGCTGCCTTAA